The Microscilla marina ATCC 23134 genome contains the following window.
GTTGGTGTCCAGGTCGTTCCAACGTACCCTAAAAAGTGTTTCAGAGAGTGGAGCATTTACTTTGGCAATTTTACCCTTGGTACGGGTTATAAAATCTTCATCATCAGGGATAGGCAAACTCGTGATTAATTGGGGTACACCCACCATTTTGCGGGCTTGTATGTCCATGACTGCCCAAGTACTGGTAGCTTGCCCTATTTGCTTGCCTTGTGCATTATACAACTGAAAGTTTCTGTATACAAAATACTTGTCATAGCCGATGGGGTAAGTAAGTACCCGCACTGGTTCATACCGGGAAGGGTATTGCTGCATGTCAATTTTTATACGAGTAAGCACCCACGTCAGGCGATGTTTTAGTAAGTCGGTCACCCCCACCCCCAGATGGTCAGCGTGTTGCCCGGCAGCTTCTTGCAAATAGTTGGCAATCGTTACTGGCGATACCCGGTTATAAATATCTACCTCATAAGCCCTTACCTCAAAGTCGAGCCAGATTTTGGGCAATTGAGTGGTCTGATTTTTTTCCATATACCAAAGGTAAATATTTTTTGCATCTTCAATAATCAAGTCACACACTACCAGATAGGGTTCTTAATCAACCAACTTTAACCTTGTTGAATATCAATTACCCCTTGGTCGGTCTTTACTTGCTCAAGCCGAGGCAATTTGTGTACTACTTTGGGCAATTGCTCAAAGTGGTTGTGGCTAATATCAAGGTATTTGAGCGATACCATGTCTTCTATATGAGTGGGTAAACTCCGTAAATGACAGCCTGCTATATTGAGCTTTTCTACCTGATCAAGCAAGGCTACCTCATCGGGTAGTGTATTGAGTTTGCAAAACGACAAATCCAGGTTTTTTAAACTGCTTATTTTGTGTAATTTGCTAAACAAACCACTCAGTTGCAGGTTTTCATTAAAGTTTAGTTTCAAAGTGTTGAGGTGGTTCAACTGGGTCACTTCTTCGGGAAAGTCTTCAAAGTTTGAATAACCCAAATCGATGCGTTCTAAGGAGGTAATCCGACAAAAGTTTACCGGAAAACTTCCCGAAAGACTTGTAAAGGTCAACTCTTTGAGTTGGGTAAGTTGGGCTACTTCAGAAGGTACAGTGCCAAAAAACTGGTCGTTATTAATAAACAGCTTTAGTTCGGCAAGTTGGTGTAGTTGGGTAATGCCTACCGGAAACTTAGCCAGTTTGCTTTGTATATTGAGGTATTTTAAATTTTTAAGCTGCGCAATATCTTCCGAAATATATCCTAAGTTTCTGTTGATAATGGTGAGGCTTTCGAGCTCGGTTAACTGCCATATTTCTTCCGGAATAGCCTTTATGCTTCCGGCAAGTTGCAAAGATTTACCCTTTTGTACTCTACGCAGTAGTTTCATAGCATCTACTGCCCGGTGTTTCCAGCAAAACTCCCAGCTTTGTACCCAAAAATCTATCAGGTGTACTCCCAATACCTTCACATCTAAGACACCGTGTTTATGCATTTTTTCGAGCAGGGCAGTAAACACAAACACACTGGGAATCCCACTTTTAGGTACAATTTTGGCAAAAAAGAGCTCTTTGGTAGCATTCGCATAAAATCCAATTGGAGCCCTCACTTTAAACAAAGGTTTTGCCTGATTTCGTACTGCTTCATCGGGGTGAAAAAACGACAAAATGAACAAGTAGGTGAGCACTGTTTTGCTGTGGGGTGCGGCTTGTAACTTTGCAAAGGCTGTCTGAAGGTTGGATGGGTTTGTACTGGCGATCAATTCATGAACATTCGTAATCTCCTGGTTGGTCATATTAGTGGAGCTTTAAATTACACATAGTTAAGTAAAAATCATACATCATATCTATTCTAATGGAAAATAGGTAGCATAGTTTTGGTACACAATTTTTTATTCTATTTTTTTGAAGGAATAGATAGAAAAATAGTTTTTTGCTGGGGTTTAGAAGTTCTTGTTATCAAAGGCGAGTTTCTAAATCCTCCGAATCAAGTTCGGAGGGCTTTGCCTTTTCGGCTAATTTTAAACAAGCTCTGAAATTCAAATACACAAAAAAATTAAATACTATACCATTACACAATGAAAATTGCTTTCCGCTCTATAAGGGCTAAGTTATTTGTATATTTTTTGGGGTTCTTTCTCATTATTGTGTCCTTTATTGGCTACAATTTATGGATTGATACCAAGGAGAGCAGCATTGAGCAAATAGACATGGGGCTGGCCAAAATCAACTTGCAAATATTGACTATTAGTGGGTTGGAACGCGATTTTATGGAAAATGAGATTACTAACCACGATTTCTACAAGCTACGTTATAGCGCATATCTTACCAAAAGAGACAGCATTGTTACTAAAGTACTCCAAAACATTGATCAACTTGCCAAAACCTCTCATACTACTTCACAGGGACTGGATAAAGCAGTTGCTACTATTAAAAATGAACTGGTAAAGTATGAACGCAACTTTAGGCAAATGATCCAGCTCATTAAAAAAAAGGGCTTTAAAGACGCTGGTCTTGAGGGGCAAATGCGGCGTTATATCCACGCTATTGAAGTATCAGACTATAGTAAAGACCTGACCAAATTGTTGATGGCACGCCGTTATGAAAAAGACTTTATTATAAGAAAAGACCTGGAATATGTGCAACAGGTAGACTCTATCAGTAAAGAACTAAAAAAAGACATTGGGCAAAAAGTGCAGGACGAAACAAAGAAAAATACTTTGTTCAATTTGCTCGAAAAGTATAGGGTCACTTTTCTGGAACTGGTAGGCATAGAAGAGAAAATAGGGTTTGACAACCGCAGTGGCTTACGCAAAGAGTTGAATGACTCGTTTGAAGTGATTAAAGGTAGCATTAGCCGGATCAACCGAATGATGCTCATAGAAACTGAATACATTCATGCCAATATTCAACGGAGTAATTGGGTAGCACTTGTGTTGTTTTTAATATCATTTATTTTATTTAGCAGCCGACTTATCCATATTCTGAGCCGCCCGGTAAGGTTACTCTCCAACTCTATTCACGAAATTGTGAGCAAAGATTTTTCTACTCAAGTACCATTCATAGAAATCAAGCAAAAAGACGAAGTAGGTAAACTATCGGCAGATTTTGCTTTTATGCTTAAGCGTATGCACGACTACATTGGCGAAATAAAAACCAAGTCGAGCAACCTTGAACAAAAACAACGGCTATTGATGGATAGCATTCGTTATGCAGAACAAATTCAGCGGGCTATTTTGCCCGAAAAGGAGGAGCTGCAGTCGGTTTTTAAAGATTTTTTTGTGATGTACAAACCTGCCGATTTGGTTTCGGGCGATTTTTACTGGTTGAGCTTTACCGAACATCGGGTGTTTTTGGCAGTGGTTGATTGTACCGGACACGGGGTGCCAGGGGCATTTATGAGTATGATTGGCAATACACTGCTAAATAAAATTGTAAAAGAGAATCATTCACAAAACCCTGCTGAAATTTTAGAAGAGCTACACATAGAGGTAAAGATTGCGCTACATCAGGAAAAATACAAAAATGATGATGGCATGGATGTTTGTTTGTGTATGATGGAGGGACTTAACCAACCCAACCAGGAGGTGAAGATTGTGTATGCAGGTGCCAAACGCCCATTGTGGTATTTTAATGAAGGGGAGCTTACGGAGATAAAAGCTACTAAACGCTCTATTGGTGGGCAAAGTAAGTATCGTCCTTTCGACAACCATTCGTTTACCTTACCACCTGGTAGTAAGCTTTACCTCACTACCGATGGCTTCAATGATCAGCACGATGTAAACCGTAAAAAATTTGGTAAATTACGCCTCATGGAAATGGTAGAACAACACGCCCATTTGCCCATGCCCGACCAAGTCAGCCATTACACACAAGTGCTCAAAGATCATATGCAGGGCAATGTACACCAACGCGATGACATTACTATAGTGGGGGTTCAGTTGTAAACTTCTTATTGGCTTAACACAATTTATTCACCCGTATTTTGGTGTTTTATCTGGTGAAAATTTGGGTATTGCCAGGCAAACCAAATAATTCCATGATTTTCTTCAAAAAAACTCTTTTGATGGTTTGTCCCAAAGCAAGCAAGTGGGCAAAGGCGACAAAGAAGCCCCCTGTTATATGTTTTACCTTAATAATTGTATAACATTGGCTTAAAAAAAAATAAGGTTGTTTGCACTACTTTTGTTGAAAAGTATGGAGCTCATTTAAGATAAGAACCAACTCAAACAATTTAAGTCGTGTTTAAGCAATTTCACACCATCAGGTCAAAACTACTGTTTTATTTCGCCATATTTTTGGTGCTTACTTTTACTATTATATTGACCAATTTTTGGTTCGATAAACGTAAAGATACGATTGATGCCATTGCTGTTCGCCTACAAAACATCAACTTAAACACCCAAATTATCAGCCGTTTAGAGAGCGAGTTTTTTAAAGATGAAATCATCAATCCTCAGTTTTACAAAACCCACCAAAGTACTTACCTTACCCAACGCGACTCGCTGGTAGACCAGGTGCGTACAGACCTACAAACCCTGGCAAAAACCCATGAGCTTGCCTCTACCGAAGTAGCCAATAATATTGAAGACATTGTTGCCCAATACCAGCGGTATGATACTATTTTTAGTAAGATTATCACCCTTATTCAGTTTCGCGGTTTTAAAAACTACGGAATTGAAGGTAAGATGCGGCAATACATTCATCAGGCCGAAGACTCCAGCAAGGTTCATTTATACGACCAAAGCCATATATTGATGATTAGGCGCTATGAAAAAGATTTTATTTTGCGAAAGCAACCTGTGTACATTGCCAAGGTAAAAAAAGCAGTGAAGGCATTGCAAGGCATTGTAAAAAAAGAGGTTTGGCCTACTAAGGTGAAGTATCAGCTTACGCTGGATTTACAAAACTACCTGGAGCTGTTTGACAAACTTACCGCTGCTGAAGCAGCCATTGGTTTTAGAAATAATATGGGGTTAAGGCAACAACTTAAACTACTTGCCAAAGCGATGAACTCCAACCTGGCTACACTCAATCAGATAATACGGCACAGGTCGCACCGTCTGGAGCGACAAATTACCGCCACACTGGTGCTGATTATGGCGTTTTGCGTGGGGCTGATTGTGCTATTGGGGTACACCATTACCCGTATGCTGAGCCGCCCCATCAGGCAACTATCGGCATCGATAGGCGAAGTGATCCGCAGTGGTTTTTCTCACGACCGTAGCTTGCTTAGGTTTGATACTAAAGATGAGATAGGATTGTTGTCTAAAGATTTTGCCTATATGTTGGATACAGTGCATTTTACTATGGACGAGATCAAGCAAAAGTCTGCCAAAATAGAGGAGAAGCAAGCCTTGTTGATGGACAGCCTACGTTATGCCAAACAAATACAGCAAGCGATTTTGCCTGAATACCACGAATTTGAAAATGTATTTAAAGACTATTTTGTGCTTTTTCTTGCCCAACAGGTAGTGTCAGGCGATTTTTACTGGCTATTGCAACGAGGCAATAAAACTTTTGTGGCAGTGGTAGACTGTACAGGGCATGGAGTACCAGGGGCATTTATGAGCATGATTGGCAATACATTGCTCAACGAGATTGTAAACGAAAAAAACGTGGAAGAGCCTGCATTGATTTTAGAGGTGCTCCATCTGGAAATAAGAACAGCTTTGCGACAAGCCCAAAAGAAAAACGATGATGGCATGGATGTGTGCCTTTGTCTGATAGAGCAATTGCCCCAAAGCCCGCGTTGCAAAAAAGTCACTTTTGCCGGAGCCCGCCGTCCGTTGTTGTACTCTGTTGCTGCTGTAGAGTCTGAACTGCTAAACAACCCAACAAAAGAAACAGAGGTGTCTTCATACAATGCTACGGTAGCTACCATCGAAAAACAAATCACTGCCCAGAAAGAACCCACCACGCTACATATTATAAAAGGCACAAAACGTTCAATTGGTGGGGTACATCACTACGAAAACCGCCCATTTCTCAACCATCAGGTCATATTGCCCGAAAACACCGTTTTATACCTCACTACCGACGGCTACGCCGACCAACACAACCCACAGCGAGAAAAGTACAGCCGACAAAGGCTGTATACGCTCATCGAGACCATTGCAAGAATGCCGCTTGGG
Protein-coding sequences here:
- a CDS encoding acyl-[acyl-carrier-protein] thioesterase, with amino-acid sequence MEKNQTTQLPKIWLDFEVRAYEVDIYNRVSPVTIANYLQEAAGQHADHLGVGVTDLLKHRLTWVLTRIKIDMQQYPSRYEPVRVLTYPIGYDKYFVYRNFQLYNAQGKQIGQATSTWAVMDIQARKMVGVPQLITSLPIPDDEDFITRTKGKIAKVNAPLSETLFRVRWNDLDTNQHTNNAYYLQWAIESLPEEVLKSRQLASIDLLYRLETTWKEGVVARTEQTSTQPLSFIHQLIRESDQKELAQATTVWV
- a CDS encoding leucine-rich repeat domain-containing protein, which encodes MTNQEITNVHELIASTNPSNLQTAFAKLQAAPHSKTVLTYLFILSFFHPDEAVRNQAKPLFKVRAPIGFYANATKELFFAKIVPKSGIPSVFVFTALLEKMHKHGVLDVKVLGVHLIDFWVQSWEFCWKHRAVDAMKLLRRVQKGKSLQLAGSIKAIPEEIWQLTELESLTIINRNLGYISEDIAQLKNLKYLNIQSKLAKFPVGITQLHQLAELKLFINNDQFFGTVPSEVAQLTQLKELTFTSLSGSFPVNFCRITSLERIDLGYSNFEDFPEEVTQLNHLNTLKLNFNENLQLSGLFSKLHKISSLKNLDLSFCKLNTLPDEVALLDQVEKLNIAGCHLRSLPTHIEDMVSLKYLDISHNHFEQLPKVVHKLPRLEQVKTDQGVIDIQQG
- a CDS encoding PP2C family protein-serine/threonine phosphatase → MKIAFRSIRAKLFVYFLGFFLIIVSFIGYNLWIDTKESSIEQIDMGLAKINLQILTISGLERDFMENEITNHDFYKLRYSAYLTKRDSIVTKVLQNIDQLAKTSHTTSQGLDKAVATIKNELVKYERNFRQMIQLIKKKGFKDAGLEGQMRRYIHAIEVSDYSKDLTKLLMARRYEKDFIIRKDLEYVQQVDSISKELKKDIGQKVQDETKKNTLFNLLEKYRVTFLELVGIEEKIGFDNRSGLRKELNDSFEVIKGSISRINRMMLIETEYIHANIQRSNWVALVLFLISFILFSSRLIHILSRPVRLLSNSIHEIVSKDFSTQVPFIEIKQKDEVGKLSADFAFMLKRMHDYIGEIKTKSSNLEQKQRLLMDSIRYAEQIQRAILPEKEELQSVFKDFFVMYKPADLVSGDFYWLSFTEHRVFLAVVDCTGHGVPGAFMSMIGNTLLNKIVKENHSQNPAEILEELHIEVKIALHQEKYKNDDGMDVCLCMMEGLNQPNQEVKIVYAGAKRPLWYFNEGELTEIKATKRSIGGQSKYRPFDNHSFTLPPGSKLYLTTDGFNDQHDVNRKKFGKLRLMEMVEQHAHLPMPDQVSHYTQVLKDHMQGNVHQRDDITIVGVQL
- a CDS encoding PP2C family protein-serine/threonine phosphatase, which gives rise to MFKQFHTIRSKLLFYFAIFLVLTFTIILTNFWFDKRKDTIDAIAVRLQNINLNTQIISRLESEFFKDEIINPQFYKTHQSTYLTQRDSLVDQVRTDLQTLAKTHELASTEVANNIEDIVAQYQRYDTIFSKIITLIQFRGFKNYGIEGKMRQYIHQAEDSSKVHLYDQSHILMIRRYEKDFILRKQPVYIAKVKKAVKALQGIVKKEVWPTKVKYQLTLDLQNYLELFDKLTAAEAAIGFRNNMGLRQQLKLLAKAMNSNLATLNQIIRHRSHRLERQITATLVLIMAFCVGLIVLLGYTITRMLSRPIRQLSASIGEVIRSGFSHDRSLLRFDTKDEIGLLSKDFAYMLDTVHFTMDEIKQKSAKIEEKQALLMDSLRYAKQIQQAILPEYHEFENVFKDYFVLFLAQQVVSGDFYWLLQRGNKTFVAVVDCTGHGVPGAFMSMIGNTLLNEIVNEKNVEEPALILEVLHLEIRTALRQAQKKNDDGMDVCLCLIEQLPQSPRCKKVTFAGARRPLLYSVAAVESELLNNPTKETEVSSYNATVATIEKQITAQKEPTTLHIIKGTKRSIGGVHHYENRPFLNHQVILPENTVLYLTTDGYADQHNPQREKYSRQRLYTLIETIARMPLGQQKKTLNNELEQHMVGAVPQRDDITIVGIKL